TCTTGTCGTTGGACTTGATCGTCGTCCACGGCGCGCCCTTGGTGTCGGTACGCCGGAACATCTCCTCCTTGGCGGCCGTGTAGTCGTCCCACTTGTCGAGGGACTCCAGGTCCATCGAGGAGAGCTTCCACTGCCGGACCGGGTCTATCTGGCGGATGATGAACCGGGTGCGCTGCTCGGACTGGGTGACGGAGAACCAGAACTTGGTCACCGAGATCCCGGACTCGATGAGCATCTTCTCGAAGACCGGGGCCTGGTCCATGAAGGTCTCGTACTGGTCGTCGGTGCAGAAGCCCATCACGCGTTCGACGCCGGCGCGGTTGTACCAGCTGCGGTCGAACAGGGCGAGCTCGCCGGCGGCCGGCAGGTGCTGGACGTAGCGCTGGAAGTACCACTGGCTGCTCTCGCGCTCACTGGGCTTCACCAGGGCGACCGTGCGCGCGTAGCGCGGGTTCAGGTGCTCCATGAACCGCTTGATGGTGCCGCCCTTGCCCGCGGCGTCGCGGCCCTCGAAGAGGATCACGTGGCGCCCACCGGTGCGCTGCTGCCAGGTCTGGAACTTCAGCAGCTCGACCTGGAGGTTGTACTTCTCGAAGTCGTAGACCTCACGGTCCAGCCGCTCGTCGTACGGGTAGTTCTCGCGCCACGTGTCCACGGCGTTGCCCTGCGGGTCGATCAGCAGCGGGTCGTCGTCGTGGTCGTCGTCGATGGTGTGGCCGTCCAGCTGCAGACGGTCGATGTGCGCGCGCAGGTCAGCGATCATGCGCCGGAACGTAGGGGCACGACATGAACCGGCGGTGAACGACCCGAGGGGAGAACTGAGTACGCGTACTGATGTGCGCCGGCGCTGACCGATCGAGGCTGGAGGCATGGAAACCCAGCGAACCTCCGCAGCCGCCCTCGTCTCGCTCTGGACGAGCGTCGCCGCCTTCGTCCTCATGGCTGTCGTCGTGATCAAGGGCGACGACATCATCTTCAACGGCACCAACGTCGACGACATCGGCTCGCTCGACGGTCTGGCCGCGCTGGCCGCGGTCGTGCTCGCCGGCGTCTTCGGCCTCGCGCCGTTGGTCGTTGCTCTGACGCAGTCGGTCCTCGCACGCACGCGCGGCTGGGCGTCGGCGCGGGCAGCCGTGTCGGTCGCGTTCTACACCGCCTGCTGCGGCGCGATCACCGCCGGCTACTGGCTCGTCGGCGCGGAGCAGACCGCGCAGGACCGCCGGGTGGACCCGACGGCGCTGCGGCACGGTGAGCTGATGACAGGATCGTCCGCGCTGATCGGCCTGCTCCCGCTGGCGATCTACCTGATCGCCGTGGGCATCACGCGTCCCCGCCCTCCTGTGCGACCCCAGCCACAGCCGTCGGGTCGTCGATCCGGTAGCGCGTCATCGCCTCGGTGACCGCCTCCGCCTTGACCTCGCCACGCGCGGCGAGGGCCTGCAGTGTCTGCACCACCACCGAGGCAGCGTCGACGTTGAAGAAGCGGCGGGCAGCCGCCCGGGTGTCGGCGAAGCCGAAGCCGTCGGTGCCGAGGACGTGGTACTCGCCGGGGACCCAGCGCGCGATCTGCAGCGGTACGGCGCGCATGTAGTCGGTGACGGCGACGAACGGGCCGGGAGCCCCGTCGAGCTGTCGGGTCACGAAGGGCACCTGGCCGGAACCGTTCGCCGACAGCAGGGCCTCGCGCTCGGTCTCGATCGCCTCGCGGGCCAGCTCGTTCCACGACGTCACCGACCACAGGTCGGCGCTGACGCCCCACTCCTCGGCCAGCATCCGCTGCGCCTCGACGATCCACGGGAAGCCGACGCCGGAGGCGAGCAGCTGAGCCTTCGGGCTGTCGGGACCCAGGTCCGGGCCGGAACCGAACCGGTACATGCCGGCCAGGAGTGCGTCGACGTCCAGGCCCTCGGGCTCGACGGGCTGGGTGATCGGCTCGTTGTAGACGGTGACGTAGAAGATGACGTCCTCACCGAGCGGATGATCGGGGGTGACGGTGTACATCCGCTTCAGGCCCGACTGCATGATGTGCGCGACCTCGTGGGCGTGCGCGGGGTCGTAGTGCACGACCGCTGGGTTGGTCGCCGCCAGCAGCGGGGAGTGCCCGTCGGCGTGTTGCAGGCCCTCGCCGGTCAGCGTCGTCCGGCCCGCGGTGGCACCGATCAGGAAGCCCCGGGCGAGCTGGTCGGCCATCGCCCAGATCGAGTCGCCGGTCCGCTGGAACCCGAACATCGAGTAGAAGATGTAGAACGGGATCATCGCCTCACCGTGCGTCGAGTACGCCGACCCGGCCGCTGTCGCGGATGCCACGGCGCCGGCCTCGGAGATGCTCTCGTGCAGCATCTGACCGTCGGCCGACTCGCGCCACTTGAGCAGCTGCTTGCGATCGACGCTCTCGTACTGCTGACCGTTCGGGTTGTAGATCTTCGCGGTCGGGAACATCGCGTCCATGCCGAACGTGCGGTACTCGTCCGGTGCGATCGGCACGATCCGCTTCCCGATCTCCGGGTCCTTCATCCAGTCCTTGAGCAGCCGGACGACGGCCATCGTGGTGGCGATCTTGTTCGCGCCCGAGCCCTGCTTCAGCTCGGCGTACATCTCGTCGCCGGGGACCTTGAGCGGCTTGGACCGGATCACCCGCCTGGGCAGCGAGCCGCCGAGCTGACGACGCCGCTCGAGCATGTACTCGATCTCGGGGGACTTCTCGCCGGGGTGGAAGAACGGTGCCGTGTGGTCCGCCTCGTACGCCTCGGTGATGTCCTTGTCGCTCATCGGCAGGTAGAGCCGGTCGCGGAACTTGAGCAGGTCCGCGAGCTTGAGCTTCTTCATCTGGTGGGTGGCGTTCTTGCCCTCGAGGGCGTCGATCGTCCAGCCCTTGATGGTGTGCGCCAGGATCACCGTCGGCTGGCCGACGTGCTTGGTCGCGGAGTGGAAGGCCGAGTAGACCTTGCGGTAGTCGTGGCCACCGCGCGGCAGCTTCTCGATCTGCCGGTCGCTCATGTGCTCGACCATCGCGCGCAGACGCGGGTCGGGCCCGAAGAAGAACTCGCGGTTGTAGGCGCCGTCCTCGACCGAGAAGGTCTGGAACGCGCCGTCAGGGGTGGTGTTCATCTTGTTGACCAGCACACCGTCGACGTCGCGGGCCAGGAGCGCGTCCCAGTCGCGGCCCCAGATCACCTTGATGACGTTCCAGCCCGCGCCACGGAAGTTCGCCTCGAGCTCCTGGATGATCTTGCCGTTGCCGGTCACCGGGCCGTCGAGCTGCTGCAGGTTGCAGTTGACCACCCAGGTCAGGTTGTCGAGCTCCTCGCGGGCGGCGATCCGGATGGCGCCGAGCGACTCCGGCTCGGACATCTCGCCGTCGCCGAGGAACGCCCAGACGCGCTGGTCGGAGGTGTCCTTGATGCCGCGGTTGGACAGGTACCGGTTGAACCGGGCCTGGTAGATCGAGTTGATGCCGGTCAGGCCCATCGAGACCGTCGGGAACTCCCAGAACTCCGGCATCAGCCGCGGGTGCGGGTACGACGACAGGCCGGCGCCGACGCCGTGCTGCACCTCCTGGCGGAAGTTGAGCAGCTGCTGCTCGTTCAGCCTGCCCTCGAGGAAGGCGCGGGCGTAGATGCCGGGGGAGGCGTGACCCTGGACGAAGATCTGGTCGCCGCCGCCG
The DNA window shown above is from Marmoricola sp. OAE513 and carries:
- the ppk2 gene encoding polyphosphate kinase 2 is translated as MIADLRAHIDRLQLDGHTIDDDHDDDPLLIDPQGNAVDTWRENYPYDERLDREVYDFEKYNLQVELLKFQTWQQRTGGRHVILFEGRDAAGKGGTIKRFMEHLNPRYARTVALVKPSERESSQWYFQRYVQHLPAAGELALFDRSWYNRAGVERVMGFCTDDQYETFMDQAPVFEKMLIESGISVTKFWFSVTQSEQRTRFIIRQIDPVRQWKLSSMDLESLDKWDDYTAAKEEMFRRTDTKGAPWTTIKSNDKKRARLNAMRHFLSQFEYDGKDPDLVGVPDPLIVQRGKKAVGD
- the aceE gene encoding pyruvate dehydrogenase (acetyl-transferring), homodimeric type — encoded protein: MTDENTTSEERPAPAAPPVIHEGLPTQLPDIDPDETEDWIASFDQLIDDRGRERARYVMLRLLERARQKQVGVPALRSTDYINTIPPEREPWFPGDEDIERRIRAFIRWNAAVMVSDANRPGLEVGGHIATYQSSASLYEIGFNHFFRGKDAPGGGDQIFVQGHASPGIYARAFLEGRLNEQQLLNFRQEVQHGVGAGLSSYPHPRLMPEFWEFPTVSMGLTGINSIYQARFNRYLSNRGIKDTSDQRVWAFLGDGEMSEPESLGAIRIAAREELDNLTWVVNCNLQQLDGPVTGNGKIIQELEANFRGAGWNVIKVIWGRDWDALLARDVDGVLVNKMNTTPDGAFQTFSVEDGAYNREFFFGPDPRLRAMVEHMSDRQIEKLPRGGHDYRKVYSAFHSATKHVGQPTVILAHTIKGWTIDALEGKNATHQMKKLKLADLLKFRDRLYLPMSDKDITEAYEADHTAPFFHPGEKSPEIEYMLERRRQLGGSLPRRVIRSKPLKVPGDEMYAELKQGSGANKIATTMAVVRLLKDWMKDPEIGKRIVPIAPDEYRTFGMDAMFPTAKIYNPNGQQYESVDRKQLLKWRESADGQMLHESISEAGAVASATAAGSAYSTHGEAMIPFYIFYSMFGFQRTGDSIWAMADQLARGFLIGATAGRTTLTGEGLQHADGHSPLLAATNPAVVHYDPAHAHEVAHIMQSGLKRMYTVTPDHPLGEDVIFYVTVYNEPITQPVEPEGLDVDALLAGMYRFGSGPDLGPDSPKAQLLASGVGFPWIVEAQRMLAEEWGVSADLWSVTSWNELAREAIETEREALLSANGSGQVPFVTRQLDGAPGPFVAVTDYMRAVPLQIARWVPGEYHVLGTDGFGFADTRAAARRFFNVDAASVVVQTLQALAARGEVKAEAVTEAMTRYRIDDPTAVAGVAQEGGDA